The following proteins are co-located in the Pyricularia oryzae 70-15 chromosome 1, whole genome shotgun sequence genome:
- a CDS encoding Hsc70 cochaperone: protein MSTTSQQRLALAICDFLNTSAKDGTLAADDSESIEVAVNCIAECFKVDPTDKAAVTAAVGDQNLLKIYGVYEKLKGTGSSSSAANSSAPAPAASAAPTDEQKKQADALKSKGNAAMAQKDYPQAIDLYTQALALHPGNAIYLSNRAAAHSAAKDHESARADAEAAVAVDPNYTKAWSRLGLARFALGDAKGSMEAYQKGIEYEGNGGSDAMKKGFETAKRRVEEMDLDTTRGPGGPGAGGMPDLSSLASILGGGAGRGEGGGMPDFASIMQNPMFASMAQNLMSNPDLMNNLMSNPRLREMANSFGGGGGGGMPDMSQLMSDPSIAEMARSMMGGGGPGAGPNAGPGAGRGSQ, encoded by the exons ATG TCAACTACATCACAACAGCGCCTGGCGCTGGCCATCTGCGACTTCCTAAACACCTCGGCCAAGGATGGAACCCTTGCCGCGGACGATAGCGAGTCAATCGAGGTCGCTGTCAACTGCATCGCCGAATGCTTCAAGGTCGACCCCACAGACAAGGCGGCCGTGACGGCTGCCGTCGGCGACCAGAACCTGTTGAAGATCTATGGCGTCTACGAGAAGCTCAAGGGCACCGgttccagcagcagcgctgCCAACAGCAGCGCCCCCGCacctgccgcctcggccgcacCCACGGATGAGCAGAAGAAGCAGGCCGACGCTCTCAAGTCCAAAGGCAACGCCGCCATGGCGCAAAAGGACTACCCCCAGGCCATCGACCTGTACACCCAGGCCCTGGCTCTGCACCCCGGCAATGCCATCTACCTGTCTAACCGTGCCGCCGCCCACTCGGCCGCCAAGGACCACGAGTCGGCCCGCGCCGACGCCGAAgctgccgtcgccgtcgaccCCAACTACACCAAGGCGTGGAGCCGCCTCGGTCTGGCGCGGTTCGCGCTCGGCGACGCCAAGGGCTCCATGGAGGCCTACCAGAAGGGTATCGAATACGAGGGCAACGGTGGCAGCGATGCCATGAAGAAGGGCTTCGAGACCGCCAAGAGGCGCGTCGAGGAGATGGACCTGGACACCACCCGCGGTCCCGGAGGTCCGGGCGCTGGTGGCATGCCCGACCTGAGCAGCTTGGCCAGCATTttgggtggtggtgctggccGCGGCGAGGGCGGTGGCATGCCCGACTTTGCCAGCATCATGCAGAACCCCATGTTTGCGTCCATGGCTCAGAACCTCATGAGTAACCCGGACCTGATGAACAACCTCATGAGCAACCCCAGGCTCAGGGAGATGGCCAACTCTTTcggaggaggtggtggcggtggtaTGCCGGATATGTCGCAGCTCATGTCTGACCCGT